The stretch of DNA TTACGTAAAAGGAAATTGAAAGTACAAGAAAGAACGTACCTCGGTCTGAACCATGGCTGGACGTTGCGTTCGCAATATTCTGACAGTTTGGAAGATGTCGACCACCCCTTCGTACTGCATGCGTTCCAAAACGATGCTCAGCGTGATGAAGACACCCGTCCTACCAACGCCTGCGCTACAGTGCACGGTTATAGGACCGTCCTGACCGAACTGTTCCTTCGTTTTGTGCACCTGTCCGATAAAATCGATGAAACCGTCGCCGGATTTCGGGACACCCTGTTCCGGCCAATCGATGAACTGGAACTGCCTGACCGTGCGGCTCGCTCCGTCCCTAGCATCCGTCACTTTGAACTCCCGCAGGATGTACTGAGGCATGTTGTACTCCGCGATCGGATCTACCACGAAACACTGATACCGAATCGACCTGTCGGACGGCCAATACTGATGACACTTCTCTCTCCCCATTTCCTTCAGTTTCGTCAACATAACCACGATCGTTGAGTTGTGCTCCCAGAGCATACGCCAGAAGTCGTCGGTGGTGTCGCAGAGAGGACCCTGGGTGGCGATGTAGGCACCCCGATACCGGTAACCATCGATCAGACTCGCGTTAATGTAATCCGATCCTTCGATGTTTCGTTGAGGTTGCAAGCATACTCTGGTGCACTCGTACGGCAAGATATGGACCAGTCGATTTTTATGCTTGTTGCAAGGCAGATTCGCCGATATAAATCGCGACGAGTCCACCTTGATGTTGGACAGTTTCTTAAACTCCAGCTCCATACCGGTTATATTGTCGAGCTCGGGCTGCATCAGCTTCTGGATGTGGGAGTGTAAATTTCTCGCAGGCACTTCCGTGTTACCGCAGATCACCGCCTCGTAAAGAGCGTCGTGAATGAATATGTACTGATCCTCGGTTTGTACCATGTAGTTCCTTTGGGCGCGAAGGCAAGTCACGTGGCCGTATATGTCGATCATTTTCTCGTGTTTTATCCGTTCGAGCATCGAATCGATGACGATGAAGCAACCGGTCCGCCCGACACCGGCGCTACAGTGGACGATCAGCGGCCCGCTCTCGGGTGGATTCAACGATCTGACTCTACGTAGGAACTGCAAGAACGGGGCTGGATGCTCGGGAACGCCGTGATCCGGCCAGGCTGTGAACTGTAGCTGCTTTATCTCGCGTCTCTCCGAGTAACCGGCTCGAGATATTTGGAAAGTTCGAATGCAATAGGTAGCCAATTCTTGAATGTCGGTAATCGCGATCGTCATCAAACCGTACGTCTCGGAACCTCTGCTCGGCCAATACTGGTCGCACTTGATCCTCGTCCGTTCCTCTAGTTTCGTCATCATAACAATCGTGCTCGATCTAAGTTCCCAACACATCCGCCAAAAATCACCGAACGTTTCTTGCAGCGGTCCTTGAGTGGCTACGTACGCGTTCTGTTTCCTGTAACCGTCGCAGTAGTTGGCGTTTATGTAATCCGTCCCCGATATGCCGTCGATCGTTTGCAAGATCACCCTGGAATGATCGTAGGCGATCACGTTCGCGTAACGATTCTTCGACGCGTTTACTTCCATGTTCGAGTGGTCCCAAGTGAATTGTTGCCCCGGCTCGATCGATTCGTACTCCTGACTGAATTTTAGATTGTCGTTCGCTTTCAGACGCTCGATGTGATTTCCTAGCTCGCTAATAGGAATAGGTGGATGAGATGCCATGCCGGGCGTTTGGAAATTCAGACGGCGCATCTCGACCGGATCGGATGGTGCGTGATTCGAGCTGATGTCCGCGGCCATCAACGGACGAGTTACAGCCGCTTGATCCGGTGCTTTGCACGGTTGTCTTCGCCTGAAGcaagattatttatttatttatttatttatttattacaatatacGGGTATGGCCCCTTTTATAAGTGTCCAACCATTTACATAACTTGTGATTAATTATCAGACGTCAAAAATATGCCTTCATCGAACGCATCGAAATGCAGGACTTTGATTCTTTTTATGCGATCGAAAACGTGTCGCAATTTAGGCAAACATTTAGGCAAACAGTTAGTCGCGAATCGTTCGCAGCTGTTCATAATAGTTAATGTTGTTAGACGCGCGAAAACTTGCCGTTTAAAACGGTTTTTGTTCTGCGTCACACAGTGGGAATAATCTGTTTCAGCGGTCAAAAATCTTTAACTTTTGAAGGAATGAAGATAaagtaatatttcttttatctttAATGAAGTAAGGAGTAAGGAGGGAAGTATTCTTCATTACTTAAGGAACATTAAATACGTTATTTATGTTAAATGatacttaattaattaactaacACAATAACGTTACGTACCTACTATTTAAATTACTGTCTTAAATTTTTCGTCTTTCTGACCTATCAGCACTCTCTTCATACGGTTTCTTTGGTCGACCTTTTAATATGGTAGGTACACTGTTTCGTTCATCTAGACCTTTTATAGAGAATTTTGTTTCCAGCCATCGGGAATTtttcgttaaaaatattttttattgcaatACGAAGATTTgtatttacttttaatttgattatAAATCCCAGCAAGATTAATACTAAATAATCGCGGTACGTCTTCATACTCAACTCTACACTTTTCTACCATCTTATGAACAAAATTCTGTTCACTGCAGTAAAATCACACTTTATTAATGGCCAAAGTTTCTTACATAAATATTCTTTAAACTGGTAAATTATTTGGTTATAGACGAATATAATTCGTCGTGTACGGGTCAATAACACATGGTAcaataatattacaattacAGCTGTAGGTAATTATtgtagttaaaaataaatagttttgTGTATACTTGGTTCATTCTATCCTAAAAGACTCaaagtttaattattaaaaaaaaaaagtgttgccgtatttaattttatttaattcactTAAGTTGCTTCAcctatttgaatttcaaaattatattactcAAAAATCAAAGCTCCTCGAAAAGAAatcttttgtattcattaTTGCTAGACAGTCCTCTTTCCAtgaagtaaataattttatttttttgaaaaccccgaaaaatcaatttttggCCACAGAATCTGGTTTTCTTCCCACTGTGCTTCGCTACGACTTTTCGTTCGCGAGATATGCTCCCTCGAACCGAAACATCATTTAAAACACTTTAATATAACTGTCTCGTTCGCGCGATCGGACCTCGCACTCGTACGCGGCACTGACCTATCCCCTGGCTAGGAGTGAACGCGCGCGCTGGTCAGCTGCTGACTCAgccttccttcctttttttttcccctaCTTTTATCGCGTGTACGCGCTTCCAGGAAAAAAATGTGGGTCAGATTATTTCTCAGAATTTCAACGCCATTCATCATTCATCTTGTATTAGCTCGAACGGTAAGCTTTAAAGTCTTATATTTCGGGATCTAATTCGCGTATCTTATTGAAACAAAATGCACCACCAACGGCAACTTTTTCTCTACCATTTCATCGGCTTTAAGTCGTTCTAATGAATAGCAGCTAACtagaaaaatttgtataaattacAGACCCGTATAAACGAGTCAAAGTCCCGCCGCAGCGTTACGGTAAAGCGACGAGGATACTTACTTTTTAATGACGAACAGAAGTACAAGGAACACACTGACCATCAGCGCGGCTATTATCGGGCCAACTACCCAAACCATCCCAGGCTCTTGACCGCTGGTTTTAACCGATACCTCTGGATTTCCATCGACCGGAGTGTTGGGATTAGGACGGCGAGGTGGTTCGCCAGGTGGTACTTCCCGCATGTCGAGCGACAAGTACTCGGAGAAGGGCGACGACGTGTACAGATGctggaaaataaaatgtttatgtACCATTCCACTGTTTTTTCGATAACCTTTTATCCTTACCTTCCTCGGCGTGTCCACCACGGCACGAACAAATATCCTGTACCGTTTGTTCTTCTCGAGCTTCCTGTTCTCGTAACCCTCGTAGATATCACCGCTGCCCAGGTGGAACGTGTACGGAATATCTCTGTGAGGAAATTTCGCGGCGATATAAGGCGCGTTGTCCCTTTCTTGCTTGGTACCTTTGCCCGCGATCATGTCCTCGGTTAACTCGTCCGGTTGCTTGTCAGCCGTCGACTTGTCTTCGGGCACCACGATCAAATAGTAATGGGAGATCGGTCCGTATTCCTCGGAGGCTTGCGGTAGAATCACCTGAATCTCTTCGCCGTTCACCACCCCGTAAAAATCTGGCTTGACCATCGGCTTCGGCGCTGCCATTTGCGTGGTGACAGTGATTTTCGCCGGTGGTCGGTACTGACCATCCCGAGGTACCGCGCTCACGTTCACGTTGTACGTGGTGAACGGCTGCAGCTCGTTTATCGTCTTGGTCGTCACGGACGGATCCAACAGCAACTGTCTACGTGACACGATCTGGGTTTGCGTGATACCCTGCGAGTCGACGAACTCCTTCACCGCGTCGAACGACACTTTGTAGTTCATCGGGTTCAGCCTGATAGGCGGTGTCCAGGAAAGTGTCATGGAATGGGTGGAGGAGTCTGGTGCTCTCAGATTCAACGGCACGTCTTCCGGCTTTACTTTGACCGTCACCTTCTCGCTGAGTCTACCCAGACCGCTCTTGTATCTGGCGGCCACCGTGATCGCGTACTGAGTAAACTTTTCCAAGTTAACCAAATCCGCGGACTCGGTCAGCCCGACGGTTTTCTGTTTCCATTCGTCCAGATCCTCGACCGCGGTGGTCGTGTAGAAGATTTGATAGCCGACGATCTTGCCGCGATTTGGCACCGGTTCCCACCAAACTTCCACGCTCGTGTCCGACGTGGCAACCGCTTTCACGGACAACGGAGCCCGACCGATATCTTTCTCCGTTATTATCGTGATCTTCTC from Osmia bicornis bicornis chromosome 10, iOsmBic2.1, whole genome shotgun sequence encodes:
- the LOC114875593 gene encoding tyrosine-protein phosphatase Lar isoform X5, translating into MTPIFLVLLVAIDPIIAQNGGPPTILVRPQSQQVKAGGIASFYCTAEGAPPPQIHWRKNGKRVSPSQSRYLVHNYENGALLRIEPVRSTRDSTLYECVAENGVGDAVSAEAQLKVYEAEKLPDGFPLISQAPTTKVVEMGHNAVLLCTAVGSPPPIISWVRDMLPIDTTNPRYTVLDSGALQITGSDVNDQGKYECVANNSVGTEYSKSAMLYVKVRRVPPSFSIPPHPINEVMLGASLNLTCVAVGAPMPFVKWRKDPATDLTPDDNLPVGKNVLMLTDIQESANYTCTAASDLGVIEATSMVKVQSLPSAPENVQVSDITATSVKLTWSYKGSDELQYYVIQHKPKHVDQAYAEISGITTMYYHVRSLSPYTEYELYVIAVNSIGRGPPSAPVTVTTGETKPGTAPRKVQARPLSSSTMVIQWDEPETPNGQVTGYKVYYTTDSNQQMASWQYQMVDNSQLTTISDLTPHTIYTIRVQALTSVGPGPLSLPVQIKTQQGVPSQPEMLTAVDVGETKVTLQWNKPAHSAENILSYELYWNDTYAQEKHHRRIPVTENYTLTGLYPNTLYYVWLAARSQRGEGATTIPHPVRTKQYVPGDPQDVKATPINSTAIHVEWKPPKSKEQNGVIRGYHIHVQEVREEGKDLLNEPIRRDVQEDGVLEVNITGLQPDTRYSVQVAALTRKGDGDRSTPVHVRTPGGVPNRPQVNVKVLSRDPVVLELEWAQPTQTYGNLLGYRIRYGIKNQTLKEEFIQDTSQHTYKIKDLEERGVDYEFRVAGQNAIGFGQETVRYWFSPEGEPTGPPTNLSYFFQTPDTVCVTWDRPLRQHRNGQIIGYDVQFNKKNDHSTTIDRNTTKTRAVFTNLEENTEYVFHVRAYTSRGSGPYSEKITIITEKDIGRAPLSVKAVATSDTSVEVWWEPVPNRGKIVGYQIFYTTTAVEDLDEWKQKTVGLTESADLVNLEKFTQYAITVAARYKSGLGRLSEKVTVKVKPEDVPLNLRAPDSSTHSMTLSWTPPIRLNPMNYKVSFDAVKEFVDSQGITQTQIVSRRQLLLDPSVTTKTINELQPFTTYNVNVSAVPRDGQYRPPAKITVTTQMAAPKPMVKPDFYGVVNGEEIQVILPQASEEYGPISHYYLIVVPEDKSTADKQPDELTEDMIAGKGTKQERDNAPYIAAKFPHRDIPYTFHLGSGDIYEGYENRKLEKNKRYRIFVRAVVDTPRKHLYTSSPFSEYLSLDMREVPPGEPPRRPNPNTPVDGNPEVSVKTSGQEPGMVWVVGPIIAALMVSVFLVLLFVIKKRRQPCKAPDQAAVTRPLMAADISSNHAPSDPVEMRRLNFQTPGMASHPPIPISELGNHIERLKANDNLKFSQEYESIEPGQQFTWDHSNMEVNASKNRYANVIAYDHSRVILQTIDGISGTDYINANYCDGYRKQNAYVATQGPLQETFGDFWRMCWELRSSTIVMMTKLEERTRIKCDQYWPSRGSETYGLMTIAITDIQELATYCIRTFQISRAGYSERREIKQLQFTAWPDHGVPEHPAPFLQFLRRVRSLNPPESGPLIVHCSAGVGRTGCFIVIDSMLERIKHEKMIDIYGHVTCLRAQRNYMVQTEDQYIFIHDALYEAVICGNTEVPARNLHSHIQKLMQPELDNITGMELEFKKLSNIKVDSSRFISANLPCNKHKNRLVHILPYECTRVCLQPQRNIEGSDYINASLIDGYRYRGAYIATQGPLCDTTDDFWRMLWEHNSTIVVMLTKLKEMGREKCHQYWPSDRSIRYQCFVVDPIAEYNMPQYILREFKVTDARDGASRTVRQFQFIDWPEQGVPKSGDGFIDFIGQVHKTKEQFGQDGPITVHCSAGVGRTGVFITLSIVLERMQYEGVVDIFQTVRILRTQRPAMVQTEDQYQFCYRASLEYLGSFDHYAN
- the LOC114875593 gene encoding tyrosine-protein phosphatase Lar isoform X3 is translated as MTPIFLVLLVAIDPIIAQNGGPPTILVRPQSQQVKAGGIASFYCTAEGAPPPQIHWRKNGKRVSPSQSRYLVHNYENGALLRIEPVRSTRDSTLYECVAENGVGDAVSAEAQLKVYEAEKLPDGFPLISQAPTTKVVEMGHNAVLLCTAVGSPPPIISWVRDMLPIDTTNPRYTVLDSGALQITGSDVNDQGKYECVANNSVGTEYSKSAMLYVKVRRVPPSFSIPPHPINEVMLGASLNLTCVAVGAPMPFVKWRKDPATDLTPDDNLPVGKNVLMLTDIQESANYTCTAASDLGVIEATSMVKVQSLPSAPENVQVSDITATSVKLTWSYKGSDELQYYVIQHKPKHVDQAYAEISGITTMYYHVRSLSPYTEYELYVIAVNSIGRGPPSAPVTVTTGETKPGTAPRKVQARPLSSSTMVIQWDEPETPNGQVTGYKVYYTTDSNQQMASWQYQMVDNSQLTTISDLTPHTIYTIRVQALTSVGPGPLSLPVQIKTQQGVPSQPEMLTAVDVGETKVTLQWNKPAHSAENILSYELYWNDTYAQEKHHRRIPVTENYTLTGLYPNTLYYVWLAARSQRGEGATTIPHPVRTKQYVPGAPPRNVSGQAISPTSILVTWEPPPADRSNGRIAYYKLQVVESGRSDSEAKIIKLNGTRFVLDELKKWTEYRIWVSAGTSVGDGPPSYPISVRTHEDVPGDPQDVKATPINSTAIHVEWKPPKSKEQNGVIRGYHIHVQEVREEGKDLLNEPIRRDVQEDGVLEVNITGLQPDTRYSVQVAALTRKGDGDRSTPVHVRTPGGVPNRPQVNVKVLSRDPVVLELEWAQPTQTYGNLLGYRIRYGIKNQTLKEEFIQDTSQHTYKIKDLEERGVDYEFRVAGQNAIGFGQETVRYWFSPEGEPTGPPTNLSYFFQTPDTVCVTWDRPLRQHRNGQIIGYDVQFNKKNDHSTTIDRNTTKTRAVFTNLEENTEYVFHVRAYTSRGSGPYSEKITIITEKDIGRAPLSVKAVATSDTSVEVWWEPVPNRGKIVGYQIFYTTTAVEDLDEWKQKTVGLTESADLVNLEKFTQYAITVAARYKSGLGRLSEKVTVKVKPEDVPLNLRAPDSSTHSMTLSWTPPIRLNPMNYKVSFDAVKEFVDSQGITQTQIVSRRQLLLDPSVTTKTINELQPFTTYNVNVSAVPRDGQYRPPAKITVTTQMAAPKPMVKPDFYGVVNGEEIQVILPQASEEYGPISHYYLIVVPEDKSTADKQPDELTEDMIAGKGTKQERDNAPYIAAKFPHRDIPYTFHLGSGDIYEGYENRKLEKNKRYRIFVRAVVDTPRKHLYTSSPFSEYLSLDMREVPPGEPPRRPNPNTPVDGNPEVSVKTSGQEPGMVWVVGPIIAALMVSVFLVLLFVIKKRRQPCKAPDQAAVTRPLMAADISSNHAPSDPVEMRRLNFQTPGMASHPPIPISELGNHIERLKANDNLKFSQEYESIEPGQQFTWDHSNMEVNASKNRYANVIAYDHSRVILQTIDGISGTDYINANYCDGYRKQNAYVATQGPLQETFGDFWRMCWELRSSTIVMMTKLEERTRIKCDQYWPSRGSETYGLMTIAITDIQELATYCIRTFQISRAGYSERREIKQLQFTAWPDHGVPEHPAPFLQFLRRVRSLNPPESGPLIVHCSAGVGRTGCFIVIDSMLERIKHEKMIDIYGHVTCLRAQRNYMVQTEDQYIFIHDALYEAVICGNTEVPARNLHSHIQKLMQPELDNITGMELEFKKLSNIKVDSSRFISANLPCNKHKNRLVHILPYECTRVCLQPQRNIEGSDYINASLIDGYRYRGAYIATQGPLCDTTDDFWRMLWEHNSTIVVMLTKLKEMGREKCHQYWPSDRSIRYQCFVVDPIAEYNMPQYILREFKVTDARDGASRTVRQFQFIDWPEQGVPKSGDGFIDFIGQVHKTKEQFGQDGPITVHCSAGVGRTGVFITLSIVLERMQYEGVVDIFQTVRILRTQRPAMVQTEDQYQFCYRASLEYLGSFDHYAN
- the LOC114875593 gene encoding tyrosine-protein phosphatase Lar isoform X2, with the protein product MTPIFLVLLVAIDPIIAQNGGPPTILVRPQSQQVKAGGIASFYCTAEGAPPPQIHWRKNGKRVSPSQSRYLVHNYENGALLRIEPVRSTRDSTLYECVAENGVGDAVSAEAQLKVYEAEKLPDGFPLISQAPTTKVVEMGHNAVLLCTAVGSPPPIISWVRDMLPIDTTNPRYTVLDSGALQITGSDVNDQGKYECVANNSVGTEYSKSAMLYVKVRRVPPSFSIPPHPINEVMLGASLNLTCVAVGAPMPFVKWRKDPATDLTPDDNLPVGKNVLMLTDIQESANYTCTAASDLGVIEATSMVKVQSLPSAPENVQVSDITATSVKLTWSYKGSDELQYYVIQHKPKHVDQAYAEISGITTMYYHVRSLSPYTEYELYVIAVNSIGRGPPSAPVTVTTGETSAKPGTAPRKVQARPLSSSTMVIQWDEPETPNGQVTGYKVYYTTDSNQQMASWQYQMVDNSQLTTISDLTPHTIYTIRVQALTSVGPGPLSLPVQIKTQQGVPSQPEMLTAVDVGETKVTLQWNKPAHSAENILSYELYWNDTYAQEKHHRRIPVTENYTLTGLYPNTLYYVWLAARSQRGEGATTIPHPVRTKQYVPGAPPRNVSGQAISPTSILVTWEPPPADRSNGRIAYYKLQVVESGRSDSEAKIIKLNGTRFVLDELKKWTEYRIWVSAGTSVGDGPPSYPISVRTHEDVPGDPQDVKATPINSTAIHVEWKPPKSKEQNGVIRGYHIHVQEVREEGKDLLNEPIRRDVQEDGVLEVNITGLQPDTRYSVQVAALTRKGDGDRSTPVHVRTPGGVPNRPQVNVKVLSRDPVVLELEWAQPTQTYGNLLGYRIRYGIKNQTLKEEFIQDTSQHTYKIKDLEERGVDYEFRVAGQNAIGFGQETVRYWFSPEGEPTGPPTNLSYFFQTPDTVCVTWDRPLRQHRNGQIIGYDVQFNKKNDHSTTIDRNTTKTRAVFTNLEENTEYVFHVRAYTSRGSGPYSEKITIITEKDIGRAPLSVKAVATSDTSVEVWWEPVPNRGKIVGYQIFYTTTAVEDLDEWKQKTVGLTESADLVNLEKFTQYAITVAARYKSGLGRLSEKVTVKVKPEDVPLNLRAPDSSTHSMTLSWTPPIRLNPMNYKVSFDAVKEFVDSQGITQTQIVSRRQLLLDPSVTTKTINELQPFTTYNVNVSAVPRDGQYRPPAKITVTTQMAAPKPMVKPDFYGVVNGEEIQVILPQASEEYGPISHYYLIVVPEDKSTADKQPDELTEDMIAGKGTKQERDNAPYIAAKFPHRDIPYTFHLGSGDIYEGYENRKLEKNKRYRIFVRAVVDTPRKHLYTSSPFSEYLSLDMREVPPGEPPRRPNPNTPVDGNPEVSVKTSGQEPGMVWVVGPIIAALMVSVFLVLLFVIKKRRQPCKAPDQAAVTRPLMAADISSNHAPSDPVEMRRLNFQTPGMASHPPIPISELGNHIERLKANDNLKFSQEYESIEPGQQFTWDHSNMEVNASKNRYANVIAYDHSRVILQTIDGISGTDYINANYCDGYRKQNAYVATQGPLQETFGDFWRMCWELRSSTIVMMTKLEERTRIKCDQYWPSRGSETYGLMTIAITDIQELATYCIRTFQISRAGYSERREIKQLQFTAWPDHGVPEHPAPFLQFLRRVRSLNPPESGPLIVHCSAGVGRTGCFIVIDSMLERIKHEKMIDIYGHVTCLRAQRNYMVQTEDQYIFIHDALYEAVICGNTEVPARNLHSHIQKLMQPELDNITGMELEFKKLSNIKVDSSRFISANLPCNKHKNRLVHILPYECTRVCLQPQRNIEGSDYINASLIDGYRYRGAYIATQGPLCDTTDDFWRMLWEHNSTIVVMLTKLKEMGREKCHQYWPSDRSIRYQCFVVDPIAEYNMPQYILREFKVTDARDGASRTVRQFQFIDWPEQGVPKSGDGFIDFIGQVHKTKEQFGQDGPITVHCSAGVGRTGVFITLSIVLERMQYEGVVDIFQTVRILRTQRPAMVQTEDQYQFCYRASLEYLGSFDHYAN
- the LOC114875593 gene encoding tyrosine-protein phosphatase Lar isoform X4; its protein translation is MTPIFLVLLVAIDPIIAQNGGPPTILVRPQSQQVKAGGIASFYCTAEGAPPPQIHWRKNGKRVSPSQSRYLVHNYENGALLRIEPVRSTRDSTLYECVAENGVGDAVSAEAQLKVYEAEKLPDGFPLISQAPTTKVVEMGHNAVLLCTAVGSPPPIISWVRDMLPIDTTNPRYTVLDSGALQITGSDVNDQGKYECVANNSVGTEYSKSAMLYVKVRRVPPSFSIPPHPINEVMLGASLNLTCVAVGAPMPFVKWRKDPATDLTPDDNLPVGKNVLMLTDIQESANYTCTAASDLGVIEATSMVKVQSLPSAPENVQVSDITATSVKLTWSYKGSDELQYYVIQHKPKHVDQAYAEISGITTMYYHVRSLSPYTEYELYVIAVNSIGRGPPSAPVTVTTGETTESTNGGAKPGTAPRKVQARPLSSSTMVIQWDEPETPNGQVTGYKVYYTTDSNQQMASWQYQMVDNSQLTTISDLTPHTIYTIRVQALTSVGPGPLSLPVQIKTQQGVPSQPEMLTAVDVGETKVTLQWNKPAHSAENILSYELYWNDTYAQEKHHRRIPVTENYTLTGLYPNTLYYVWLAARSQRGEGATTIPHPVRTKQYVPGDPQDVKATPINSTAIHVEWKPPKSKEQNGVIRGYHIHVQEVREEGKDLLNEPIRRDVQEDGVLEVNITGLQPDTRYSVQVAALTRKGDGDRSTPVHVRTPGGVPNRPQVNVKVLSRDPVVLELEWAQPTQTYGNLLGYRIRYGIKNQTLKEEFIQDTSQHTYKIKDLEERGVDYEFRVAGQNAIGFGQETVRYWFSPEGEPTGPPTNLSYFFQTPDTVCVTWDRPLRQHRNGQIIGYDVQFNKKNDHSTTIDRNTTKTRAVFTNLEENTEYVFHVRAYTSRGSGPYSEKITIITEKDIGRAPLSVKAVATSDTSVEVWWEPVPNRGKIVGYQIFYTTTAVEDLDEWKQKTVGLTESADLVNLEKFTQYAITVAARYKSGLGRLSEKVTVKVKPEDVPLNLRAPDSSTHSMTLSWTPPIRLNPMNYKVSFDAVKEFVDSQGITQTQIVSRRQLLLDPSVTTKTINELQPFTTYNVNVSAVPRDGQYRPPAKITVTTQMAAPKPMVKPDFYGVVNGEEIQVILPQASEEYGPISHYYLIVVPEDKSTADKQPDELTEDMIAGKGTKQERDNAPYIAAKFPHRDIPYTFHLGSGDIYEGYENRKLEKNKRYRIFVRAVVDTPRKHLYTSSPFSEYLSLDMREVPPGEPPRRPNPNTPVDGNPEVSVKTSGQEPGMVWVVGPIIAALMVSVFLVLLFVIKKRRQPCKAPDQAAVTRPLMAADISSNHAPSDPVEMRRLNFQTPGMASHPPIPISELGNHIERLKANDNLKFSQEYESIEPGQQFTWDHSNMEVNASKNRYANVIAYDHSRVILQTIDGISGTDYINANYCDGYRKQNAYVATQGPLQETFGDFWRMCWELRSSTIVMMTKLEERTRIKCDQYWPSRGSETYGLMTIAITDIQELATYCIRTFQISRAGYSERREIKQLQFTAWPDHGVPEHPAPFLQFLRRVRSLNPPESGPLIVHCSAGVGRTGCFIVIDSMLERIKHEKMIDIYGHVTCLRAQRNYMVQTEDQYIFIHDALYEAVICGNTEVPARNLHSHIQKLMQPELDNITGMELEFKKLSNIKVDSSRFISANLPCNKHKNRLVHILPYECTRVCLQPQRNIEGSDYINASLIDGYRYRGAYIATQGPLCDTTDDFWRMLWEHNSTIVVMLTKLKEMGREKCHQYWPSDRSIRYQCFVVDPIAEYNMPQYILREFKVTDARDGASRTVRQFQFIDWPEQGVPKSGDGFIDFIGQVHKTKEQFGQDGPITVHCSAGVGRTGVFITLSIVLERMQYEGVVDIFQTVRILRTQRPAMVQTEDQYQFCYRASLEYLGSFDHYAN